A DNA window from Hypomesus transpacificus isolate Combined female chromosome 24, fHypTra1, whole genome shotgun sequence contains the following coding sequences:
- the dgcr6 gene encoding protein DGCR6 yields MDGYPGVYDEQTDSTKQQERHYFLLSELQTLVKDLPSSFQQRLSYTTLSDLALALIDGTVYEIVQGLLDIQHLTERNLYNQRQKIHGEHRALKQDLARKHKEALQVCKSHNMAVLKANQLGETEALDIRVREEQRMMDEKIVAEMDQKVIDQQNTLEKAGVPGFYITTNPQELTMQMNLLELILKLQQKESQSGSVS; encoded by the exons ATGGACGGTTATCCCGGCGTCTATGACGAACAGACTGACTCGACAAAGCAACAAGAGAGACATTACTTCTTACTATCTGAACTACAAACTCTTGTTAAAGATTTGCCGAG CTCATTCCAACAACGCCTGTCTTACACCACACTGAGTGACCTAGCTCTAGCTCTGATAGATGGAACAGTCTACGAGATAGTACAGGGACTCCTAGACATCCAGCACTTGACAGAGAGGAATCTGTACAACCAGAGACAGAAGATTCATGGGGAGCATCGTG CTCTGAAGCAAGATCTGGCACGTAAACATAAAGAGGCCCTGCAAGTTTGCAAGTCTCACAACATGGCTGTTCTGAAAGCAAACCAACTAGGGGAAACAGAG GCTCTAGATATTCGAGTTCGAGAGGAGCAAAGGATGATGGATGAGAAGATTGTAGCTGAGATGGACCAGAAGGTGATAGACCAGCAGAACACACTCGAGAAGGCTGGTGTCCCTGGTTTCTACATTACAACAAACCCTCAG GAGCTAACAATGCAGATGAACCTGCTGGAGCTGATCCTGAAACTTCAACAGAAAGAGTCCCAGTCAGGAAGTGTATCCTGA
- the slc7a4 gene encoding cationic amino acid transporter 4: MAACTRGCAPAVRLCQKLNRLKTLDDDMMSTSLKRCLSTVDLAMLGVGGMVGSGLYVLTGTVAKDTAGPAVVLSFLIAGFASLLAAFCYAEFGARVPKTGSAYMFTYVSVGEIWAFLIGWNVILEYMIGGAAVARAWSGYLDSMFNHTIQNFTETHILRWEVSFLAHYPDLLAAGILVLATFFISFGVQVSSWLNHIFSTVSMVVIVFILVFGFMLAEPANWSQKEGGFAPFGVSGVMAGTATCFYAFVGFDVIAASSEEARNPQKAIPIATAISLGMAATAYILVSTVLTLMVPWHTLDPNSALSDAFFRRGYAWAGYIVAIGSICAMNTVLLSNLFSLPRIVYAMAEDGLFFSFFSRVNPLTKVPVNAILVSGILMATMALIFDLEALVQFLSIGTLLAYTFVAASIIVLRFQPEKTSSKSNSSTSPNPNSEPSPAASECQNIAPDSGELKEYESFSDKLQLVEMQKTHERRGPGQLKGRWEPYLGRVLGDYEPGEVVAYSVLGLMVSSLCLSSVVVFGNNQLNLPVWVFVLLLVVFSSAYLLSLALIWAHEPQSNTKTFQVPLVPFVPGASILVNIFLMLKLSPHTWIRFVVWLAAGLLVYFGYGIWHSKEGLRELQPKDMAARYVVLPSGSLVETVQSVQPEGQADPPRPAPSPGSSSSADEHSKR; the protein is encoded by the exons ATGGCAGCCTGTACACGTGGCTGTGCTCCTGCGGTGCGTCTCTGCCAGAAGCTTAACCGACTCAAGACGCTTGACGATGACATGATGTCGACCTCCTTGAAGCGCTGCCTCTCCACTGTGGACCTGGCCATGCTGGGGGTCGGAGGGATGGTGGGCTCTGGGCTCTACGTCCTGACGGGCACAGTGGCCAAGGATACGGCCGGCCCTGCCGtggtcctctccttcctcatcgCGGGGTTCGCCTCCCTATTGGCTGCCTTCTGCTACGCGGAGTTCGGAGCTCGCGTCCCCAAAACGGGCTCGGCCTACATGTTCACCTACGTCTCTGTGGGAGAGATCTGGGCCTTTCTTATTGGCTGGAACGTGATCCTGGAGTATATGATTGGTGGCGCCGCAGTAGCCCGGGCGTGGAGCGGATACCTGGACTCGATGTTCAATCACACCATCCAGAACTTCACAGAAACGCACATCTTGAGATGGGAAGTGTCCTTCCTCGCACACTACCCTGACCTGCTGGCCGCAGGGATCCTGGTGCTAGCCACCTTCTTCATATCCTTCGGAGTCCAAGTTTCCTCATGGCTCAACCACATCTTCTCCACTGTCAGTATGGTGGTGATAGTGTTCATCCTCGTGTTTGGCTTTATGCTGGCTGAACCGGCCAACTGGAGCCAGAAGGAGGGAGGCTTCGCCCCGTTTGGCGTGTCTGGGGTGATGGCGGGCACCGCCACTTGTTTCTATGCGTTTGTGGGCTTCGACGTGATCGCGGCCTCCAGTGAGGAAGCTAGGAATCCCCAGAAGGCCATTCCCATAGCAACGGCCATCTCCTTAGGCATGGCAGCCACTGCCTACATCCTGGTTTCCACCGTGCTCACGCTTATGGTGCCCTGGCACACCCTCGACCCCAACTCTGCCCTCTCCGACGCCTTTTTCCGCCGTGGGTACGCCTGGGCCGGTTACATTGTGGCAATTGGTTCAATATGTG CCATGAACACAGTTCTCCTCAGcaacctcttctccctccccaggaTCGTGTATGCCATGGCAGAAGATggcctctttttctccttcttctccagggtcaacCCTCTAACCAAAGTCCCTGTCAACGCAATCCTAGTGTCTGGTATCCTCATGGCCACTATGGCACTGATCTTTGACCTGGAAGCCCTGGTTCAGTTCCTGTCCATCGGGACTCTGTTGGCTTACACATTTGTCGCAGCCAGTATTATTGTGCTGCGCTTCCAGCCGGAGAAAACAAGCTCCAAGTccaactcctccacctcccccaaccCCAACTCAGAGCCCTCTCCCGCTGCCTCGGAGTGCCAAAACATCGCACCGGACAGCGGGGAACTGAAGGAGTACGAGTCCTTCTCCGACAAGCTCCAGCTGGTGGAGATGCAGAAGACCCACGAGCGGCGTGGGCCAGGCCAGCTGAAGGGCCGATGGGAGCCCTACCTGGGCAGGGTGCTGGGGGACTATGAGCCAGGGGAGGTGGTGGCCTATTCAGTGCTGGGGCTGATGGTGAGCTCATTGTGCCTATCCTCTGTGGTCGTATTTGGGAACAACCAGCTGAACCTGCCAGTCTGGGTCTTTGTCCTGCTACTGGTCGTGTTCTCCTCTGCGTACCTTCTCAGCCTTGCCCTCATTTGGGCCCACGAACCTCAATCGAACACCAAAACCTTCCAG GTTCCCCTGGTCCCGTTCGTCCCTGGCGCCAGCATCCTTGTGAATATTTTCCTGATGTTGAAGCTCAGCCCGCACACCTGGATTCGCTTCGTCGTTTGGCTAGCTGCAG GTCTGTTGGTGTACTTTGGCTATGGGATCTGGCACAGCAAGGAGGGCTTGAGGGAACTGCAGCCCAAAGACATGGCGGCCCGGTACGTGGTCCTGCCCAGCGGCAGCCTGGTGGAGACAGTGCAGTCTGTCCAGCCAGAGGGACAAGCAGACCCCCCGCGCCCCGCCCCGtctccaggctcctcctcctccgccgacGAGCACTCGAAGAGATGA
- the LOC124486856 gene encoding TBC1 domain family member 10A-like: protein MAKIENGRQSVDTTSIRTSIGSHVDDESSLGSDSEINGFTSSRHTDKYGFIGGAQQYSEDSAQDVPPEVLRQREVKWLDMLSHWDKWMAKRHNKVRLRCQKGIPPSLRGRAWLYLSGGKVKREQNHGKFQELDSQAGDPKWMDVIEKDLHRQFPFHEMFVSRGGHGQQDLFRVLKAYTLHRPDEGYCQAQAPIAAVLLMHMPAEDAFWGLVQICEKYLPGYYSAGLEAIQLDGEILFALLRRVCPLAYRHLEKHKIDPIIYMTEWFMCAFSRTLPWASVLRVWDMFLCDGVKIIFRVGLVLLKSMLGTREKLKACQGQYETMELLRAIEARYMQEGFLVREVLEVPVSERDVEREHHSQLKRWRKTRGELHCKCPPRMHGARAIMSAEPHSRQDLRQLPTIVVESPVTAAQPAAAAAQKAERKNKEEKKNKEERKSKKRGSLLRKASAPVVQVPNPYPLLGDPQPPPPAPPAQPASAEHTPPPQALTDPEPPSPKDTAPARESLLQQSTQSLNSAEDTYL from the exons ATGGCAAAAATAGAGAATGGTCGTCAGTCAGTCGACACAACCAGCATCAGGACTAGTATTGGCAGTCATGTTGACGACGAGAGCTCCCTTGGATCCGACTCAGAGATCAACGGCTTCACCAGCAGCAGACATACCGATAAATATGGATTTATCGGGGGAGCACAACAGTATTCTGAAGACTC GGCCCAGGATGTCCCCCCAGAGGtgttgagacagagggaggtcaAGTGGCTGGATATGCTCAGTCACTGGGACAAGTGGATGGCCAAGAGACACAACAAG GTGAGACTGCGATGCCAGAAGGGGATCCCCCCGTCCCTGCGAGGTCGTGCTTGGCTCTACCTGTCCGGGGGAAAGGTGAAGAGAGAGCAGAACCACGGAAAGTTCCAG GAGCTCGACAGCCAGGCAGGAGACCCTAAGTGGATGGACGTGATCGAGAAGGATCTGCATCGACAGTTCCCCTTCCACGAGATGTTTGTGTCGCGAGGAGGACATGG gcaGCAGGACCTGTTCCGTGTCCTGAAGGCCTACACGCTGCACAGGCCAGACGAGGGCTACTGCCAGGCTCAGGCGCCCATCGCCGCCGTTCTCCTCATGCACATGCCCGCCGAG GATGCCTTCTGGGGGCTGGTCCAAATCTGTGAGAAGTACCTTCCTGGATATTACAGTGCTGGCCTG GAGGCTATCCAGTTAGACGGGGAGATTCTGTTTGCCTTGCTGCGCCGCGTCTGCCCGCTAGCCTACCGTCACCTAGAGAAGCACAAGATTGACCCCATCATCTACATGACCGAGTGGTTCATGTGCGCCTTCTCCCGGACCCTGCCCTGGGCCTCCGTGCTGCGCGTGTGGGACATGTTTCTCTGCGATG gtgtgaAGATCATCTTCAGGGTGGGCCTGGTGCTGCTGAAGAGCATGCTGGGAACCCGTGAGAAGCTCAAGGCGTGTCAGGGCCAGTATGAGACCATGGAGCTGCTCCGGGCCATAGAGGCCCGCTACATGCAGGAGGGCTTCCTCGTACGAGAG GTCCTGGAGGTCCCCGTGTCGGAGCGCGACGTGGAGCGCGAGCACCACTCTCAGCTGAAGCGCTGGAGGAAGACCCGCGGCGAGCTGCACTGCAAGTGCCCCCCCAGGATGCACGGCGCCCGGGCCATCATGTCGGCCGAGCCGCACAGCCGCCAGGACCTGCGGCAGCTGCCCACCATCGTGGTGGAGTCCCCGGTGACCGCCGCCCAGCCCGCCGCAGCCGCCGCCCAGAAGGCGGAGAGGAAGaacaaggaggagaagaagaacaaggaggagaggaagagcaagaaGAGAGGGAGCCTGTTGAGGAAGGCTTCCGCCCCCGTCGTGCAGGTCCCCAACCCCTACCCTCTACTGGGCGACCCCCAGCCCCcgccaccagccccaccagcccaGCCCGCCAGCGCGGAGCACACCCCGCCCCCACAGGCCCTGACAGACCCTGAGCCTCCGTCTCCTAAAGACACGGCTCCAGCCAgagagtctctcctccagcagtcCACGCAGAGTCTCAACAGCGCTGAGGACACCTACCTGTGA
- the sf3a1 gene encoding splicing factor 3A subunit 1: MPPGPVQIVLPEPNKVDEPAEETPATKPIVGIIYPPPEVRNIVDKTASFVARNGPEFEARIRQNEINNPKFNFLNPNDPYHAYYRHKVNEFKEGKGQEPSAAVPKVMQQQALQQSQQLNQKVQSQVIHEAVVPKEPPPEFEFIADPPSISAFDLDVVKLTAQFVARNGRQFLTQLMQKEQRNYQFDFLRPQHSLFNYFTKLVEQYTKILIPPKGLLVKLKREAENPREVMDQVRYRVEWAKFQERERKKEEEEREKERVAYAQIDWHDFVVVETVDFQPNEQGHFPPPTTPEELGARILIQERYDKFGESEEVEMEVESEDDDDERDERGNGHHPSQPDQDTQLQDMDEGSDDDDDMKAPLPPDNPMPPPLPPTPDQVIIRKDYDPKASRPQPSTAAPDEYLISPITGERIQASKMQEHMRIGLLDPRWLEQRDRSIRERQIEDEVYAPGLDIESSLKQLAERRTDIFGVEETAIGKKIGEEEIQKPEEKVTWDGHSGSMARTQQAAQANITLQEQIEAIHKAKGLVQEDDSKEKIGPSKPHEISHLPMQASSPLMPKPNQPMTLLPRPTPSMPPPVRTTLLSAVPVLPRPPMVRLAPGQVLTPMPQMLHAPRINVVPMPPSGPHLMAPRPPPMVVPTAFVPAPPVPQPPSAPAPPAHPPPPHDDEPVNKKMKSEDNLIPEDEFLRRNKGPVAVKVQVPNMQDKTEWKLSGQVLNFTVPLTDQVSVIKVKIHEATGMAAGKQKLQYEGIFIKDSNSLAYYNMNNGSVIHLALKERGGRKK, from the exons ATGCCGCCAGGGCCTGTTCAAATAGTCCTGCCGGAGCCTAACAAG GTAGATGAGCCGGCAGAGGAAACACCGGCTACTAAACCAATAGTAGGGATTATCTATCCGCCTCCTGAGGTCCGAAACATTGTTGACAAGACCGCCAGCTTCGTAGCCAG GAATGGGCCGGAGTTTGAGGCAAGGATTCGTCAGAACGAGATTAACAACCCAAAGTTCAATTTCCTCAACCCTAATGACCCATACCATGCCTACTACCGCCACAAAGTCAATGAATTCAAGGAGGGCAAGGGCCAGGAGCCGTCTGCCGCTGTGCCCAAGGTTATGCAGCAGCAAGCCTTGCAGCAGTCTCAGCAGCTTAATCAAAAG GTGCAGTCCCAGGTGATTCACGAGGCTGTGGTGCCCAAGGAACCACCACCAGAGTTTGAGTTCATTGcagaccctccctccatctccgccTTTGACCTGGACGTCGTCAAACTGACTGCCCAGTTTGTCGCTCGCAACGGACGTCAGTTCCTCACTCAGCTCATGCAGAAGGAGCAGAGGAACTACCAGTTTGACTTCCTCCGCCCGCAACACAGCCTCTTCAACTACTTCACCAAGCTGGTGGAGCAGTACACCAAG ATTCTGATCCCTCCTAAAGGACTGCTGGTGAAGCtgaagagagaggctgagaaccCCAGAGAGGTCATGGATCAG GTGAGGTACCGCGTGGAATGGGCCAAGTTCCAGGAGCGTGAGcggaagaaggaagaggaggagcgagagaaggagcgCGTGGCCTACGCCCAAATCGACTGGCACGATTTCGTGGTGGTGGAGACGGTCGACTTCCAGCCCAATGAGCAAG GACACTTCCCTCCGCCCACCACCCCTGAGGAGCTGGGGGCGCGCATCCTCATCCAGGAGCGCTATGACAAGTTTGGCGAGAGcgaggaggtggagatggaggtggagagcgaGGATGACGACGATGAACGAGATGAACGGGGTAATGGTCATCATCCCTCCCAGCCTGATCAGGACACGCAGCTGCAGGATATGGATGAG GgttctgatgatgatgatgacatgaAGGCACCCTTGCCTCCAGACAACCCCATGccaccccctctgccccctaccCCAGACCAGGTCATTATCCGCAAGGATTACGACCCCAAAG CATCCAGACCACAGCCTTCAACCGCCGCTCCAGACGAGTACCTCATCTCCCCCATCACTGGGGAGAGGATCCAGGCCAGCAAGATGCAGGAGCACATGCGCATCGGTCTGCTGGACCCGCGCTGGCTGGAGCAGAGGGATCGCAGCATCCGAGAGAGGCAGATCGAGGACGAGGTCTACGCCCCCGGCCTGGACATCGAGAGCAGCCTGAAACAGCTGGCCGAGAGGCGTACCGATATCTTCGGTGTGGAGGAGACGGCCATTGGTAAAAAGATCGGAGAAGAGGAGATCCAAAAGCCAGAAGAGAAG GTGACCTGGGACGGACACTCTGGTAGCATGGCTCGCACCCAGCAGGCAGCGCAGGCCAACATCACCCTGCAGGAGCAGATCGAGGCCATTCACAAAGCTAAGGGACTGGTGCAGGAGGACGACTCCAAAGAGAAGATTGGCCCGAGCAAGCCTCACGAGATCTCCCATCTTCCTATGCAagcctcttctcctctcatgCCCAAACCCAACCAACCCATGACACTGTTGCCCCGGCCTACTCCCTCC ATGCCACCCCCGGTTCGCACCACGCTCCTGTCGGCTGTGCCGGTGCTTCCTAGGCCTCCCATGGTCCGCCTGGCCCCTGGGCAGGTTCTTACACCCATGCCCCAAATGCTCCATGCCCCCCGCATCAACGTGGTGCCCATGCCCCCATCTGGGCCTCATCTCATGGCCCCCAGGCCACCCCCCATGGTGGTCCCAACTG cgtttgtccctgctcctcctgtgcCACAGCCCCCCTCTGCTCCGGCTCCCCcggcccaccccccacccccacatgaCGACGAGCCTGTCAACAAGAAAATGAAAAGCGAGGACAACCTCATTCCAGAGGACGAGTTCCTACGCAGAAACAAG GGTCCAGTGGCGGTCAAAGTACAAGTTCCCAACATGCAGGATAAAACTGAATGGAAACTTAGTGGACAAGTGCTCAATTTCACCGTCCCACTCACAGACCAG GTGTCTGTCATTAAAGTCAAGATCCATGAAGCCACAGGCATGGCAGCAGGGAAACAGAAGTTGCAGTATGAG GGAATATTCATCAAAGATTCCAACTCTTTGGCTTACTACAATATGAACAATGGCTCAGTCATTCACCTGGCTctgaaggagagaggtggaaggaagaAGTAA
- the ccdc157 gene encoding coiled-coil domain-containing protein 157 produces the protein MAHLLGRQDCVESLRKDLIDLQGTVLDVFSRTGPVRFASWKFPDKLSCNLDLVSLLDQYDFVDGEDEFNQHAHIVLLELVIDRLLLLLQSFNAHAEQMRIGQRIEHLQQTSPCVSIGLVVRYYWNNLIQLVNQQGMTKDSQKVPKPTKHEEINLSPAPSVTSCGDLRVGPPSSGKTNSVHCVGMPTNQVSGQSSSAASRAALPHNTTPVSSDTHSVSCQTVESCLVPCDACAHVQSSLRETADALVELCRTEGLPSSLQRLLVAVDDTSAQGRLTAGDLAQWSTEQRRDMGRLGKHLQEVRATVQPLRDGLQAAEGELDRFKSQLQRAQEELQRERENYQASTQQQQQKLLEAQTSWVETERRLQEEQEQLRRGTVSLEDSNSKLKEDISLLQERLRILESERNKLHEEVKSLRKEEDTRHELEEKTHTLESQLSSTQLLLDKESAKYQSACRQQESMQAKQGSLLERVDALDQECEELQNQLGEGEDRQTDLQEKLQHISEERTEVQAQLIQQQALCSELQEQKQKLEAYVGDLTDSVTKLRLEVKELAQRERLLVAFPELSSAPQGPPQSTGDVLRDMEQQLHANSVRIRVLERENTTLHSTLTKLRPRPQHGAPEAASPQQAESSALSHTPVVSQQVPTPHGQPSPLQTTSTGQWRRGLSGNGASEPPVVVGPWDHASTAASSASPSASPSASPSASPSSTAQLRHQTLILSPDTSAAKTYSKIRQASQARANAMHTKRK, from the exons ATGGCTCACCTGTTAGGGCGTCAAGATTGTGTGGAAAGTCTACGGAAAGATCTAATAGACCTTCAAGGCACTGTTCTCGATGTCTTTTCCCGAACAGGACCTGTCCGCTTTGCTTCATGGAAGTTCCCTGACAAACTGTCATGTAATCTGGACCTGGTGTCACTTCTTGATCAATATGACTTTGTTGATGGCGAGGACGAATTTAATCAGCACGCCCACATTGTTTTGCTGGAGCTGGTGATTGATAG ACTGTTGCTCCTTCTGCAGAGTTTTAATGCTCATGCTGAACAGATGAGGATTGGACAGAGGATAGAACACCTTCAGCAAACAAGCCCATGTGTGTCAATTGGTCTTGTTGTCAGATATTACTGGAATAACTTGATACAGCTTGTCAATCAACAG GGCATGACCAAAGACAGTCAAAAAGTGCCTAAACCTACAAAACATGAAGAAATAAATCTCTCTCCAGCACCCTCTGTTACGAGCTGTGGGGACCTCAGAGTAGGACCTCCATCTTCTGGTAAAACCAACAGCGTGCACTGCGTTGGCATGCCGACGAATCAAGTCAGTGGTCAGTCCTCCAGTGCTGCTAGCAGAGCTGCCCTCCCTCACAACACAACTCCAGTATCCTCAGACACTCACAGTGTGAGCTGCCAGACAGTCGAGTCCTGTCTAGTTCCCTGTGATGCCTGTGCCCATGTCCAGTCCAGCCTGAGGGAGACCGCTGATGCTCTTGTGGAGCTGTGTAGGACCGAGggtctgccctcctccctgcagcgCCTCCTGGTGGCTGTGGACGACACCTCTGCCCAGGGCCGTCTGACTGCAGGCGACCTCGCTCAGTGGTCCACAGAGCAGCGTAGAGACATGGGCCGGCTGGGGAAACACCTACAGGAGGTCCGGGCCACGGTGCAGCCGCTAAGGGATGGGCTTCAGGCAGCGGAAGGGGAACTGGACAGGTTCAAGTCTCAGCTGCAAAGAGCACAGGAGGAACTGCAACGGGAAAGGGAGAACTATCAAGCCAGcacacaacagcagcagcaaaaaCTACTGGAGGCTCAGACTTCCTGGGTGGAGACTGAGAGAAGACTACAGGAAGAACAGGAACAGCTGAGGAGAG GCACAGTCTCCTTGGAGGACAGCAACTCCAAATTAAAAGAAGATATCAGTTTACTACAGGAAAGATTACGTATACTTG AGTCAGAGAGAAATAAGCTGCACGAAGAGGTGAAGTCCTTGCGGAAAGAGGAGGACACGAGGCATGAACTGGAGGAGAAGACGCACACGTTAGAGTCTCAACTGTCCAGTACTCAGCTGTTACTTGACAAAGAGAGTGCCAAGTACCAAAGCGCCTGTCGACAACAGGAG tcaatGCAGGCCAAGCAGGGTTCTCTGTTGGAGCGTGTGGATGCTCTTGACCAGGAATGTGAGGAACTGCAGAACCAGCTGGGCGagggagaagacagacagactgaccttCAGGAGAAACtacaacacatttcagaagagaggacagaagtGCAGGCCCAGCTCATCCAACAACAG gccttGTGTTCTGAACTGCAGGAACAGAAGCAAAAACTGGAGGCTTATGTAGGCGATCTGACAGACAGCGTGACTAAGCTCAGGCTggaggtgaaggagttggccCAGAGGGAAAGGCTGCTGGTGGCTTTCCCCGAGCTCAGCTCCGCTCCTCAGGGACCACCACAGA GCACAGGTGACGTGCTGAGGGACATGGAACAGCAGCTGCATGCTAACAGTGTCCGGATCAGGGTTCTGGAGAGGGAGAACACCACTCTACACAGCACCCTGACCAAGCTGCGGCCAAGACCCCAACACGGAGCCCCGGAG GCAGCCTCTCCTCAGCAGGCAGAGAGCTCAGCTCTGTCTCACACGCCTGTGGTGAGCCAGCAGGTTCCCACGCCACATGGACAGCCCAGTCCGTT GCAGACCACTAGTACCGGGCAGTGGAGGCGTGGCCTATCTGGAAACGGGGCCAGTGAGCCCCCAGTAGTGGTGGGGCCTTGGGACCACGCATCCACGGCTGCCTCCTCTGCCTCGCCCTCCGCCTCGCCCTCCGCCTCACCCTCTGCCTCGCCCTCCTCCACCGCTCAGCTACGCCACCAGACGCTCATACTCTCTCCAGACACCAGTGCTGCCAAGACGTACTCCAAAATACGACAGGCCTCCCAAGCTCGTGCCAACGCCATGCACACAAAGAGGAAGTGA